One stretch of Aquimarina sp. Aq107 DNA includes these proteins:
- a CDS encoding glycosyltransferase family 4 protein, which translates to MKNKGKIIRVTTVPRSLGGLLQGQLKFMSQYYEVIGVSSKDENILDRVAKQEGIEVIPIEMTRKITPIQDLKAVYKLYKVFRKEKPDIVHSHTPKAGTLSMLAARLAGVKHRLHTIAGLPLLEATGAKRLLLDTVEKMTYACATMIYPNSFGLNDIILENKYTRAKKLKVIGEGSSNGIDTAHFDPSKYTDQDNAKLRKELSIDEKDFVFVFVGRFVKDKGINELMTSFKKLNTENKQTKLLLVGTYERDLDPLLPETENEIDNNPNIISVGWQNDVRPFFSISDALAFPSYREGFPNVVMQAGSMGLPSIVTNINGCNEIVSESVNGTIIPVKSSEALYDSMKKFVSDKKYADELSLKARDMICQRYERKQVWNAILEEYRQL; encoded by the coding sequence GTGAAAAATAAGGGTAAGATTATTCGTGTAACCACTGTTCCTAGGTCTCTAGGAGGATTACTTCAAGGACAACTAAAGTTTATGTCTCAATATTATGAGGTGATAGGTGTTTCTAGTAAAGATGAAAATATTTTAGATAGAGTAGCCAAACAAGAAGGAATAGAGGTAATTCCTATTGAAATGACTCGTAAAATTACTCCTATTCAGGATCTAAAAGCTGTTTACAAATTATACAAGGTTTTTAGAAAAGAAAAGCCTGATATTGTCCATAGTCATACTCCTAAAGCTGGAACGTTATCTATGTTGGCAGCAAGATTGGCTGGAGTTAAACATAGATTACATACTATTGCTGGATTACCATTGTTAGAAGCTACTGGAGCAAAAAGATTGTTATTAGATACAGTAGAAAAAATGACATACGCTTGTGCAACTATGATATACCCTAATTCTTTTGGTCTTAATGATATCATTTTAGAAAATAAATATACTCGAGCAAAAAAATTGAAAGTAATCGGAGAGGGAAGCTCTAATGGTATAGATACAGCTCATTTTGATCCTTCTAAGTATACAGATCAAGATAACGCAAAGTTACGTAAAGAGCTTAGTATTGATGAGAAGGATTTTGTTTTTGTATTTGTTGGAAGATTTGTAAAAGATAAAGGGATTAATGAGTTGATGACTTCTTTTAAGAAGTTAAATACCGAAAATAAGCAAACAAAATTATTGCTTGTAGGAACGTATGAGAGAGATCTTGATCCACTATTACCAGAAACAGAAAATGAGATTGATAATAATCCTAATATTATTTCTGTTGGTTGGCAAAATGATGTTAGACCATTTTTTTCTATATCTGATGCTTTAGCATTTCCTAGTTATAGAGAGGGTTTTCCTAATGTTGTAATGCAAGCGGGATCTATGGGTTTACCGAGTATTGTTACTAATATTAATGGTTGTAACGAAATTGTTTCAGAAAGTGTAAATGGTACTATTATACCAGTTAAAAGTTCTGAAGCACTTTATGACTCCATGAAGAAGTTTGTATCTGACAAAAAATATGCTGACGAGTTGTCCTTGAAAGCAAGAGACATGATATGCCAACGATATGAACGAAAACAAGTTTGGAATGCAATTTTAGAAGAATATCGACAATTGTGA
- a CDS encoding NosD domain-containing protein gives MKKLPYFLLIVFTMSFFACSTENIEDVISEEEEVIEDEDDDQEEEEDDEIVSDTLCDFDLSGLAANSTVTIDCLLDLEGQTINLPPNVTFDFDGGDIFNGTLVFSGGTIDGRLLNSKLGTEGTVNLKDPIFKFTATRWENIVQGQTTSDIALKNTAEFENLMIRIKEMGGTTFETNVFDAFFETTKVTSTTADQNFYASVEAINVPSDFHLKMSNSTNLRQFPAGSRIANGAVLAVRDSDNVTISGGNIIGDRNVREYAADDVGLYGTHLLHVHSGRNVTIDGVNFVEGSKGALAIYSLGFRFNPDYVPTYGIKVINCSFTNIRRMGIALTDGSDILIEGNTFTNVGQPMSGSDGGEVGYAINIEAFRTRDANGVLMENERAFDILITRNTEINSRVGFTAATIGQDITIDDNDIETRCIISLASGTKITNNRFNASAAAAERFAIFAAGSHSETVFDNEIADNSIVGYAIGIATDTNDINVHDNTITNGEIGIQLKDTSDSMFHNNIINVNGTGISATNTFVNNTSINENEVTAGGFHLFLTGFNNTTESNGYTISFERNKFLNSKKITINNANGITFKNNEVTGGIELGTSANIDISSNTKIDPNDSDGIRLYGSHSDVSITNNNILEPSGAERFDCINNNSDTPNAIVLSGNTCATR, from the coding sequence ATGAAAAAGTTACCCTATTTTCTATTAATTGTATTTACTATGAGCTTCTTTGCTTGTAGTACGGAAAACATCGAAGATGTAATTTCTGAAGAAGAAGAAGTTATTGAAGACGAAGACGACGATCAAGAAGAGGAAGAAGATGATGAGATTGTCTCGGATACTTTATGTGATTTTGATCTTTCTGGTCTAGCTGCTAACTCTACAGTAACAATTGACTGTCTATTAGATTTAGAAGGACAAACTATTAATTTACCGCCAAATGTAACATTTGATTTTGATGGTGGTGATATTTTTAATGGTACTCTAGTTTTCTCTGGAGGAACTATTGATGGTAGACTTTTAAATTCTAAATTAGGAACTGAAGGTACTGTAAATCTTAAAGATCCAATATTTAAGTTTACAGCAACCAGATGGGAAAATATTGTTCAGGGACAGACTACATCTGATATTGCTTTGAAAAATACTGCTGAGTTCGAAAATTTAATGATCCGGATTAAAGAAATGGGTGGAACAACTTTTGAAACTAATGTTTTTGATGCATTTTTCGAAACTACCAAAGTAACTAGTACTACAGCAGATCAGAATTTTTATGCTTCTGTAGAAGCTATTAATGTACCATCTGACTTTCATTTAAAAATGTCCAATAGCACCAATTTACGTCAATTTCCTGCAGGATCAAGAATTGCAAACGGTGCGGTTTTAGCTGTTAGAGATTCTGATAATGTTACAATCTCTGGAGGAAATATAATTGGTGATCGAAATGTTCGTGAGTATGCAGCTGATGATGTTGGTTTATATGGAACTCACCTTCTTCATGTTCATTCTGGAAGAAATGTAACCATAGATGGTGTTAATTTTGTAGAAGGATCGAAAGGTGCTCTTGCAATTTATTCTTTAGGTTTCAGATTTAACCCTGATTATGTGCCAACATATGGTATCAAAGTTATCAATTGTTCTTTTACAAATATTAGAAGAATGGGTATTGCTCTTACTGATGGTAGTGATATATTAATCGAAGGAAATACCTTTACCAATGTAGGTCAGCCAATGTCTGGTTCTGATGGAGGTGAAGTTGGGTATGCTATTAATATAGAGGCTTTTAGAACTAGAGACGCTAATGGTGTTCTTATGGAAAATGAAAGAGCTTTTGATATTCTTATTACAAGAAATACCGAAATCAATAGTAGAGTTGGTTTTACAGCTGCTACAATTGGTCAAGACATAACAATTGATGATAATGATATAGAAACTAGATGTATTATCTCATTGGCTTCTGGTACAAAAATTACAAATAACAGGTTTAATGCGTCTGCTGCTGCTGCAGAAAGATTTGCAATTTTTGCCGCAGGTAGTCATAGTGAAACAGTTTTTGATAATGAAATAGCAGATAATAGCATTGTAGGGTATGCGATAGGAATTGCAACTGATACCAATGATATTAATGTTCATGACAATACAATTACTAATGGTGAAATAGGAATTCAATTAAAAGATACTTCGGATTCTATGTTTCACAATAACATTATCAATGTTAATGGAACTGGGATTAGTGCTACAAATACTTTTGTAAATAATACTAGTATTAATGAAAATGAAGTTACTGCTGGTGGATTTCATTTGTTCCTTACAGGATTTAATAATACTACGGAATCTAATGGATATACAATTTCTTTTGAAAGAAATAAATTCTTGAATTCTAAGAAAATTACTATCAATAATGCCAATGGTATTACATTTAAAAATAATGAAGTAACAGGTGGTATTGAATTAGGCACTTCTGCTAATATTGATATCTCTTCAAATACTAAAATAGATCCTAACGATAGTGATGGAATAAGATTATATGGATCTCATTCTGACGTTTCTATTACTAATAATAATATTTTGGAACCATCAGGTGCTGAAAGATTCGATTGTATTAATAATAACTCGGATACCCCTAACGCTATTGTGTTAAGTGGTAATACATGTGCTACTAGATAA
- a CDS encoding MBOAT family protein, translated as MLISSYIFYGWWDYRFLALIALSTIVDYLVGIKINLCDVQKLRKRWLLVSIFFNLGVLSFFKYCHFFIDSWVDLCSSIGYDIQDVTTLNIILPVGISFYTFQTMSYTIDVYRGKLQPTRDFISFAAFVSFFPQLVAGPIERATHLLPQFLEKRKYTKESISYGIKLIIWGFFLKLVVADRTAIYVNSVYNNVEYHDGLSLVFATILFAFQIYGDFAGYSLIAIGTAKLFGFDLMTNFKRPYFSASIHEFWNRWHISLSTWFRDYLYIPLGGNRVGRYRWFFNLFITFLISGLWHGAKWTFVIWGAINGVYLIIEILCSGKKRKGVFSIISTFCFISFAWIFFRANSVGDAFYIINKIFTKPGKLYIGSGDDIAASIYAVLAILLLVILELKREYWNNNTFVAVITKSEVGRMFIYATLIYLILYLGVFGHSQFIYFQF; from the coding sequence TTGTTAATTTCAAGTTATATTTTTTATGGTTGGTGGGATTATAGGTTTTTAGCATTAATTGCTTTAAGTACTATAGTAGACTATTTGGTAGGTATCAAAATAAACCTTTGTGATGTTCAAAAATTAAGGAAAAGATGGCTTTTAGTAAGTATTTTTTTTAATTTAGGTGTGTTATCATTTTTTAAATATTGCCACTTTTTTATTGATTCTTGGGTTGACTTATGTAGTTCTATAGGTTATGATATACAGGATGTTACAACCTTAAATATTATTCTTCCGGTTGGTATTTCTTTTTATACTTTTCAAACGATGTCTTATACAATTGATGTTTATCGAGGTAAACTACAACCTACAAGAGATTTTATATCCTTTGCGGCTTTCGTTTCCTTTTTTCCACAGTTAGTGGCAGGACCAATTGAAAGAGCAACACATTTATTACCACAGTTTTTAGAAAAAAGAAAATATACAAAAGAGTCAATTTCTTATGGAATAAAACTAATTATATGGGGTTTTTTTTTAAAACTAGTAGTTGCCGATAGAACCGCTATTTATGTAAACTCTGTTTATAATAATGTCGAGTATCATGATGGTTTAAGTTTAGTTTTTGCAACTATTTTATTTGCATTTCAAATTTATGGTGATTTTGCAGGGTATTCTTTAATAGCAATAGGAACTGCAAAACTTTTTGGATTTGATTTAATGACGAATTTTAAAAGGCCTTATTTTTCTGCATCAATTCATGAATTTTGGAATAGGTGGCACATTTCTTTATCTACATGGTTTCGTGATTATTTATATATACCCTTAGGAGGGAATCGTGTTGGTAGATACCGATGGTTTTTTAATTTATTCATTACATTTTTAATAAGTGGTTTATGGCATGGAGCTAAGTGGACATTTGTTATATGGGGAGCTATTAATGGGGTTTATTTGATCATAGAAATACTTTGTAGCGGTAAAAAAAGAAAAGGAGTTTTTAGTATTATAAGTACTTTTTGTTTTATAAGTTTTGCTTGGATATTTTTTAGAGCTAATAGTGTAGGTGATGCCTTTTACATTATTAATAAAATTTTCACTAAACCCGGTAAGTTATATATTGGCAGTGGTGATGATATAGCTGCTTCTATATATGCTGTATTGGCTATACTTTTATTAGTTATACTTGAACTTAAAAGAGAATATTGGAACAATAATACATTCGTAGCTGTTATTACAAAAAGTGAAGTTGGAAGGATGTTTATATATGCGACCTTAATATATTTAATTCTTTATTTAGGTGTTTTCGGACATAGCCAATTTATTTATTTTCAATTTTAA
- a CDS encoding phenylacetate--CoA ligase family protein, whose product MGKLQEKIYNNLPYPFKFILLNIKAFQNSKQRYTKEFDAFLKEYVDLWNADSKTIDAYQKSRLVLLLSEAFNYSDWYSEKMKELGITLKDIEENPYNALKQMPILTKAERKKNPDVLVNKSRNTDGVGYTSGTSGAPTINYLDKESINRSFALWRRFHKAIGLETKRVKQVRFSGRLIVKPDSKKPPFWVYNYFENQLLMSTYHLTDDNLGHYVKKLNRFKPILLDGYPSAIYIISRFINKNNLTLNFTPKAIAVTAETLYDYQRLEIEKAFNCHVYNQYASSEGSPFITECTQGNLHLNTDSGIFEFINNKGEKAKAGEVAQLVVTSFTNLKTPLIRYNIEDTVLLSEAGKTCDCGCLMPMIEKLTGREDDILWTKEKGYVGRMDTAYKGLEGIVKSQIVQESPNEIIVNLIADEKFDDHMRQKLIYNMKDRLGETINYQIHVVEDIPLGPNGKFDAVKRNFTIEI is encoded by the coding sequence ATGGGAAAGTTGCAAGAGAAAATTTATAATAATTTGCCTTATCCATTTAAGTTTATATTACTCAATATTAAGGCTTTTCAAAATTCTAAACAGCGATATACAAAAGAGTTTGATGCGTTCTTAAAAGAGTATGTTGATTTGTGGAATGCGGATAGTAAAACAATAGATGCATATCAAAAGAGTAGATTAGTTCTCTTATTATCCGAAGCTTTTAATTACTCTGATTGGTATAGCGAAAAAATGAAGGAATTAGGAATAACACTTAAGGATATAGAGGAGAATCCTTACAATGCTCTTAAGCAAATGCCGATTCTTACCAAAGCAGAACGTAAAAAGAATCCAGATGTTTTGGTTAATAAAAGCCGAAATACTGATGGTGTTGGTTATACCAGCGGAACATCAGGCGCTCCTACCATTAATTATTTAGATAAGGAATCAATCAATAGATCATTTGCCTTATGGAGAAGGTTTCATAAAGCGATTGGTCTAGAAACAAAGAGGGTGAAACAAGTTAGGTTTTCTGGAAGGTTAATTGTAAAACCAGATTCTAAAAAACCGCCATTTTGGGTATATAATTATTTCGAGAATCAACTACTAATGTCTACATATCATTTAACAGATGATAATTTAGGTCATTATGTAAAAAAACTAAATCGTTTTAAACCTATTTTGTTAGATGGATATCCATCTGCTATTTATATTATTAGTAGGTTCATTAATAAGAATAATTTGACATTAAACTTCACTCCAAAAGCAATTGCAGTTACGGCAGAAACATTGTATGATTATCAACGACTGGAGATCGAGAAGGCATTTAATTGCCACGTATATAATCAATACGCTTCTAGTGAAGGTAGTCCTTTTATTACCGAATGTACTCAAGGTAATTTGCATTTAAATACAGATTCAGGAATTTTTGAGTTTATAAATAATAAAGGAGAAAAAGCAAAGGCTGGAGAAGTTGCTCAATTAGTAGTTACGAGTTTTACAAATCTTAAAACACCTTTGATTCGATATAATATAGAAGATACAGTGTTACTTTCTGAAGCAGGGAAGACCTGTGACTGTGGATGTCTAATGCCAATGATAGAGAAATTGACAGGTAGAGAAGATGATATATTATGGACCAAAGAAAAAGGATATGTTGGTAGAATGGATACAGCATATAAAGGTCTAGAAGGAATAGTAAAAAGTCAAATTGTACAAGAAAGCCCTAATGAGATTATAGTTAATTTGATTGCTGATGAAAAGTTTGATGATCACATGAGGCAAAAACTTATATACAATATGAAGGATAGATTAGGTGAAACCATAAACTATCAAATACATGTTGTTGAGGATATTCCATTAGGACCAAATGGAAAATTTGATGCAGTAAAAAGAAATTTTACAATAGAGATTTAA
- a CDS encoding glycosyltransferase family 1 protein — translation MGAIRVLQVFTIMNRGGAESMIMNYYRKIDKDKVQFDFLVHRKEKAAFDDEIESRGGKIYRFDPINPLFPGDYYQKLRLFFKEHKEYDVVYSHLNTFSCFPLKIAKEFDIPCRIAHAHIAIDDVSFMSLFSNKESKKETFKKLIKLQLKKKVKKDATHLFSCGDKAGKWLFGNSTSFITMNNAIDTEKFAHNSVVANKYKEEFNLKNRLVIGHVGRFASQKNHAFLLKIFSAVLNEKPDCDLVMIGDGPLRKVIEKEVENLGIQNNVHFLGVRADVPELFQMFDVFVFPSFYEGLPVTLIEAQAAGIKVFASDSITTEVSLTDDIEFLSIDKPAEYWAGKIIETDASKKNDNTEKIVKGDYDIVSNTKKIHEFYKEQVRR, via the coding sequence ATGGGGGCAATACGTGTTTTGCAAGTTTTTACGATCATGAATAGAGGAGGAGCGGAATCTATGATCATGAATTATTATAGAAAGATAGATAAAGATAAAGTACAATTTGACTTTTTGGTGCATAGGAAAGAAAAAGCTGCTTTTGATGACGAAATTGAGAGTCGAGGAGGCAAAATATATAGATTTGATCCTATAAACCCACTCTTTCCAGGAGACTATTACCAAAAACTTAGATTGTTTTTTAAAGAACATAAAGAGTATGATGTCGTGTATTCTCACTTAAATACTTTTAGTTGTTTTCCTCTTAAAATAGCTAAAGAGTTTGATATTCCTTGTAGAATTGCACACGCGCATATTGCAATTGATGATGTTAGTTTTATGTCATTATTTTCTAATAAGGAAAGTAAAAAAGAAACTTTTAAGAAATTAATCAAACTTCAGCTTAAAAAGAAGGTAAAGAAAGATGCTACGCATCTATTTTCTTGTGGAGATAAAGCTGGGAAATGGTTATTTGGAAATAGTACTTCATTTATTACCATGAATAATGCGATTGATACAGAAAAGTTTGCCCATAATTCAGTGGTAGCAAATAAATATAAGGAAGAGTTTAATTTAAAGAATCGTTTAGTAATTGGTCATGTAGGACGTTTTGCTAGTCAAAAAAACCATGCTTTTTTATTAAAAATTTTCTCAGCTGTATTGAATGAAAAACCAGATTGTGATTTGGTTATGATAGGAGATGGTCCTCTTAGAAAAGTAATTGAAAAAGAAGTAGAGAATTTAGGGATTCAAAATAATGTACATTTTTTAGGAGTGCGAGCAGATGTACCCGAATTATTTCAAATGTTTGATGTGTTCGTTTTTCCATCTTTTTATGAAGGATTGCCGGTTACATTGATTGAGGCGCAAGCTGCAGGAATTAAAGTTTTTGCTTCGGATAGTATTACTACAGAAGTTAGCCTTACCGATGATATAGAATTTTTGTCTATTGATAAACCTGCGGAATATTGGGCCGGAAAAATAATCGAGACGGATGCTTCCAAAAAGAATGACAATACAGAAAAAATAGTAAAAGGAGATTATGACATCGTTTCGAACACTAAAAAAATTCATGAATTTTATAAAGAACAAGTAAGACGGTAG
- a CDS encoding glycosyltransferase family 2 protein yields the protein MKTITVFTPTYNRAYCLHKCYESLIKQSNQDFVWLIIDDGSTDDTETLVSSWIKEGKIDIQYHYQENQGMHGGHNAAYRLTETALNVCIDSDDCIGEEAIEKILVAWEKIKDKPEFAGLVGLDADPEGKIIGTKIPEHIKETTLYDLYNVHKVLGDKKLVYRTEVVKKYPAYPIFEGERFVPLGYLYQLIDQDYKLLPINEVLCEVEYMQDGSSMNILKQYRRHPKGFAFSRKSRMKLAENFKDQFKNAIHYVSSAIFTKNGSFISESPKKMTTVLAIPFGILLNLYIRYKTKGEF from the coding sequence ATGAAAACTATAACCGTTTTTACACCAACCTATAACAGAGCTTACTGTTTGCATAAGTGCTATGAGAGTTTAATCAAGCAGTCTAACCAGGATTTTGTTTGGTTAATTATTGATGACGGTTCTACTGATGATACAGAAACGTTGGTGTCTTCTTGGATTAAGGAAGGAAAAATTGATATACAATATCATTATCAAGAGAATCAAGGGATGCATGGAGGGCACAATGCTGCGTATAGATTGACAGAAACTGCACTAAACGTATGTATTGATAGTGATGATTGTATAGGAGAAGAAGCAATAGAAAAAATTCTTGTTGCTTGGGAAAAAATAAAGGACAAACCCGAATTTGCTGGATTGGTAGGCTTAGATGCCGATCCTGAAGGAAAAATTATAGGAACTAAAATTCCTGAGCATATAAAAGAAACTACACTATATGATTTATATAACGTACATAAAGTACTTGGAGATAAAAAGTTAGTGTACAGAACTGAGGTTGTAAAAAAATACCCTGCGTATCCTATTTTCGAAGGAGAACGTTTTGTTCCTCTAGGGTATTTGTATCAATTAATAGATCAAGATTATAAATTACTACCTATTAATGAAGTGTTATGCGAGGTAGAGTATATGCAAGATGGATCTAGTATGAATATCTTAAAACAATATAGAAGACATCCTAAAGGTTTCGCTTTTTCTAGAAAAAGTAGAATGAAACTAGCGGAAAATTTTAAAGATCAATTTAAGAATGCAATTCATTATGTATCGAGTGCAATTTTTACTAAAAATGGATCTTTTATTAGTGAATCTCCAAAAAAAATGACAACTGTTTTAGCTATACCATTTGGAATACTATTAAACCTATATATAAGATATAAAACAAAAGGAGAATTCTAA
- a CDS encoding EpsG family protein → MNTFVPLEFYYPLYINLCFFLVVFTLLHTRLLQINEHKNIVFVNFSGYFLLIFLILYIGQRPISGIFGDTVNYIVTFDRYRLGGDIPEVNDYGWHVFMKTLAQIVSAHTFFTICAFIYIFPLYKISKTLFGQYWYYSFVMFIVSFSFWTYGVNGMRNGAATSLFLWGLCYHRNKVVMGLFFLAATFFHKTLFLPIFAYVITNFYNNPKVFFKGWLACIPLSLVMGSLWVTLFASLGFGDDRLTGYLTSEVDANAFASTGFRWDFLFHSAFAVFAGWYFIYKKNFEDKFYFQLLNTYLICNGFWILVIKANYSNRFAYLSWFMMAIIIIYPFLKKQFFKDQHFMIGKVMLAYFSFTYMMYYLYWG, encoded by the coding sequence ATGAACACTTTTGTGCCTTTAGAGTTTTACTACCCGTTGTATATTAATTTATGCTTCTTTTTGGTTGTTTTTACATTACTACATACCCGACTGTTACAGATTAATGAGCACAAAAATATCGTGTTTGTAAACTTTTCGGGTTATTTTCTATTGATCTTTTTAATTTTATATATTGGTCAACGACCAATTAGTGGGATTTTTGGGGATACCGTCAATTATATAGTCACATTTGATAGATATAGATTAGGAGGAGATATTCCTGAGGTAAATGATTACGGTTGGCATGTGTTTATGAAAACATTGGCACAGATTGTATCAGCCCATACTTTTTTTACGATTTGCGCATTTATATACATTTTTCCACTATATAAAATATCAAAAACATTATTTGGTCAGTATTGGTACTATTCTTTTGTGATGTTTATTGTTTCATTTTCATTTTGGACATATGGAGTGAATGGTATGCGTAACGGAGCCGCGACATCGCTTTTTTTATGGGGATTATGCTATCACCGAAATAAGGTTGTTATGGGGCTATTCTTTCTCGCTGCTACCTTTTTTCATAAAACATTGTTCTTGCCAATTTTCGCTTATGTAATTACTAATTTTTATAACAATCCTAAAGTGTTTTTTAAAGGATGGTTAGCTTGTATTCCATTGTCATTAGTAATGGGAAGTTTATGGGTTACGCTTTTTGCTAGTTTAGGTTTTGGAGATGATCGACTTACTGGATATTTAACATCAGAAGTAGATGCAAATGCATTTGCTAGTACTGGATTTAGATGGGATTTTTTATTTCATAGTGCTTTTGCTGTATTTGCAGGATGGTACTTTATTTATAAAAAGAATTTTGAAGATAAATTTTACTTCCAATTGCTTAATACATATTTGATTTGTAATGGTTTTTGGATTTTAGTTATAAAAGCAAACTATTCTAATAGATTTGCTTATCTATCTTGGTTTATGATGGCAATAATAATCATATATCCATTTTTGAAGAAACAATTTTTTAAAGACCAGCATTTTATGATAGGGAAAGTAATGCTGGCCTATTTTTCTTTTACATATATGATGTACTATTTATATTGGGGATAA
- a CDS encoding serine O-acetyltransferase, with the protein MRSLILNIYKIFLLPHVFVYKTSKNRGIIDMDIDRWATAKGTKGSKISLLLNFLANSPDFRTLFYFRNRGIVSILLNIYCKKEKYFRIDISTKLGGGVLTGHPYSTILNADSIGENLYVNHLVTVGEVNGKRPTIGNNVSIYTGAIIIGDIKIGNNCSIGAGSVVVKDVPDNCVVVGNPARIIKQDGKKV; encoded by the coding sequence ATGAGATCATTAATTTTAAATATATATAAAATCTTTTTGTTGCCTCATGTATTCGTTTATAAGACGAGTAAAAATAGAGGGATTATTGATATGGATATAGATAGGTGGGCAACTGCTAAAGGAACAAAAGGAAGTAAGATATCATTACTTTTAAATTTTTTAGCAAACTCTCCAGATTTTAGAACATTATTCTATTTCAGAAATAGAGGTATTGTATCGATTTTACTCAACATTTACTGTAAGAAAGAAAAGTATTTTAGAATTGATATTAGTACAAAATTAGGAGGAGGTGTGTTAACAGGACACCCTTATAGTACTATCTTAAATGCAGATTCAATTGGAGAAAATCTATATGTAAATCATTTGGTTACTGTAGGAGAAGTAAATGGAAAAAGACCTACAATTGGTAATAACGTATCTATCTACACGGGAGCTATTATTATTGGAGATATTAAGATTGGTAATAATTGTTCAATAGGTGCCGGTTCTGTGGTTGTTAAGGATGTTCCGGACAATTGCGTTGTAGTTGGAAATCCAGCAAGAATTATTAAGCAAGATGGTAAAAAAGTATAA
- a CDS encoding glycosyltransferase family 4 protein: MKIVFIIDQVYLHGGIERVLSIKANYLAEQEGNEVHIITTEQKEEKPCYTFDQRIIFRDLGINYNRRKSYFHPKNLKKLPKHISKTKAVLKDINPDIVVVCSHSVDTYFVPFIVKGIPKVKEFHYSRFIEKEKRKNPSFFKKYFFKFADYVESKYDRLVILNKDESNYYKSNNTIVIPNPLTFYPDNVSDLSNNRIITAGRIAAVKGYDILIDIWQEFSKIRKDCELDIFGSGEANYVRKLQDKIDAAGIQGSIKLMGSTDKIKEEMMQSSVFVMTSHNECFPLVLLEAQACGLPIVSFDCPYGPRNIIDENTGVLIPPYDNNTFVDQLNKLMSDRDRIQEMGKNARENAKNYQLDAVMTLWQKMFNDLIPKK; encoded by the coding sequence ATGAAAATAGTCTTTATTATTGATCAAGTATATCTACACGGAGGAATAGAAAGAGTACTTTCTATAAAAGCTAATTATTTAGCGGAACAAGAAGGTAATGAAGTTCATATTATTACAACAGAACAAAAAGAAGAAAAACCCTGTTACACTTTTGATCAAAGAATAATTTTTAGAGATCTAGGGATTAATTATAATCGAAGGAAATCTTATTTTCATCCAAAAAATCTTAAGAAACTACCTAAACATATTTCTAAAACTAAAGCTGTATTAAAAGATATAAACCCGGACATCGTAGTTGTTTGTAGTCATAGTGTAGATACGTATTTTGTGCCATTTATAGTTAAGGGTATTCCAAAAGTAAAAGAGTTTCATTATTCCAGATTTATTGAGAAGGAAAAGCGGAAAAATCCGAGTTTCTTTAAAAAATATTTTTTCAAGTTTGCGGATTACGTAGAGTCAAAATACGATAGGTTGGTTATTCTAAATAAAGACGAATCCAATTACTACAAGAGTAACAATACTATAGTTATCCCTAACCCGTTAACTTTTTATCCAGATAATGTATCAGACCTTTCTAATAATAGGATTATTACAGCAGGAAGAATTGCTGCTGTGAAAGGGTATGATATTTTGATAGATATTTGGCAAGAGTTTTCGAAAATCCGAAAAGATTGTGAGCTTGATATTTTTGGTAGTGGAGAAGCTAATTATGTAAGGAAACTTCAGGATAAGATTGATGCTGCAGGTATACAGGGTTCTATTAAGTTAATGGGGTCAACAGATAAAATTAAGGAAGAGATGATGCAATCATCAGTTTTTGTGATGACATCTCATAATGAGTGTTTTCCTTTAGTTTTATTGGAGGCACAAGCTTGTGGGTTACCAATTGTATCTTTTGATTGTCCATATGGACCAAGAAATATTATTGACGAAAATACAGGTGTCCTGATACCTCCATATGATAATAATACATTTGTAGATCAGCTTAATAAATTAATGAGTGATCGAGATCGTATACAGGAAATGGGTAAGAATGCTAGAGAAAATGCAAAGAACTACCAGTTAGATGCTGTGATGACTCTTTGGCAAAAAATGTTTAATGATTTAATACCAAAGAAATGA